The Artemia franciscana chromosome 11, ASM3288406v1, whole genome shotgun sequence DNA segment AGAATAATTCTCGTTCATTTTTCTCAACAAGGTTTTCATGTTCGTCTCGTCTATACTGACTTCTCGACGAAAACATTACATTTaatcaaggctgtatccagggtgGAGGGTTAGGGagtttaaccccctcccccgaaatgttagttcgactcgtaaaaatgtaacaaaaatgaatataaaacgaatttttgatacgtttttagtttttgttaccCCTACCCCAAAAACATTCTTGtgtaaacccccctcccccgaaaaaaatactggatacggccctgaatTTGATGTCACAAGTGATTCAGATACCCATACTTAATTCTTGTTCTAATGGGTCTCCTCTACGTTCAATAGAGTTCTTCATCAGGCAAATACGTTTTATAGCACaagcttaaaaataacttaaagaGGATGGGTAAATAATGTGGATAAACATCAGAAGTAATGGAATAACCGTAAAAATCGCGAGACTTCATATGAAGGGGCGGGGGTCCTCCTTCACCACGGACGTGTCTGTTCTTCATAAAAAAACTTACTTGATAATCTCAAATTATGTCCACTTATGTAGGAATTAGCCACACTTGATAACGACACTTCAGGCAGTATTTTTACTTCTGCAAACTGGTAAACATTAtccctaaaaaacaaataaagatcaTACCAGCTAAATGGTAGCCTAAATAGGACTCTTAGCTTTAAACTAAtcgttatatattttataaaaacagATGTTTATtacattagcaaaaaaaaactttagtttacAGTAGCGGTTATTTTCAAGATAGCAGAGCTCATCGGTATATATAAGTATTGCTCATCGGGCACGTGAACAAGAATTCATTTAAGAGAcaagaaatttgaagaaatacaaaacaaaaagctaTTTATATAAAACATGCACATAATTATGAAACTATTATCATCATGtcatccagttaaaaaaaatgtgacgGTTCTGAATATGAAGAGGGGGTGTGAgtacaaaattcttttcaggTAAAGGGGGTTTTAATAAACTCCTGAAGCTGCTGATTTACATATTCAAGAAAACAATACAGTCTGGCAGAAACTAATGCTGGACATGTTATCCAGTCTATGAAACTTCGATGGATGTGGATATTAAGGAAAGACGGATTGGGTGTACAACAGGCTTTTTCGGTAAAGGGGGTTTTAATAAACTCCTGAAGCCGCTGATTTACATATTCAAGAAAACAATACAGTCTGGCAGAAACTAATGCTGGACATGTTATCCAGTCTATGAAACTTCGATGGATGTGGATATTAAGGAAAGACGGATTGGGTGTACAACAGGCCTTTTCGGTAAAGGGGGTTTTAATAAACTCCTGAAGCCGCTGATTTACATATTCAAGAAAACAATACAGTCTGGCAGAAACTAATGCTGGACATGTTATCCAGTCTATGAAACTTCGATGGATGTGGATACTAAGGAAAGACGGATTGGGTGTGCAACAGGCTTTTTAGGTAAAGGGGGTTTTAATAAACTTCTGAAGCCGCTGATTTACATATTCAAGAAAACAATACAGTCTGGCAGAAACTACTGCTGGACATGTTATCCAGTCTATGACTGGATAAATCGTTTactaaaaaattatactaaatcGTTTGCAAACCTTAGGAGCCgtgcaaaaatttgaaaatcttctGCAGTCTTTTCATCCTGCAAATTCCAACAAATGGTTCTAAGCTGAGATGGCTCGTTGAATGAAGAAGTTACTTTGCTCTCTGCAGCGGATAAAACATCATCCTCTTGTACTAAAAGGCTGCGATAAGGTAAAGATATATCTCAAAACTTCTGTTTTACtgaatttattactaataacgCCATAAGCTCCTTTTTAGTCTGCAATTCAGGGTTGGCAAAACGTCTGGCTAACtaaatttattactaataacgCCATCAGCTCCTTTTTAGTCAGCAAGTCAGGGTTGGTAATTTCGTTGTCCTGAGCATCTCATATCGTAAGTGCTTAAGGGGTTCAAGCATTTTTAAGCTTTAAGCGATGCCTTTGGGCCAGGATGTTCAATTGAGGGGTTTTTTGAATAGGCAAATTCAGCAACAGGACTTAACACTTCAAGAATAtacaatttaattatttattaccGTTTTTTAGCAAGCACTACCATTCACTTacaataattttcaattcaattaaaaatatatttcaactgAAACTGATAAGAAAAAATCATAGCGTGCACGTGTCCAGGGTATTCCTTacatacttttcaaaatttataatgaTAAGATAGTTTAGAattaaatcatatatatatatatatatatatatatatatatatatatatatatatatatatatatatatatatatacatatatatatatgtatatatatatatatttagattaAAGAGGGCGGAACTACAATGGTTGACGGCCCCTAATATTCCAGCTCCAAAAAGTTGAGGAGacttgacaaaaataaaaccattaaaTTCAGCATGTCAGAGAACCTTGTTCAAAGGTTTTAGCCCCActttacaaaactaaaaactttatatttctttcaaaaagcTCGCACTTATTTGCTAGTTTTCCCCCCAGGGAACATCGTATCCAATGGTAGAGAATATCGCGAAAGGGATCAATTTGTTGAAactaaaagtcctagtgcccttttaaataaCTGAAACTGAAAGTCCTAGTGCCCCTTTTGCATTATTGAAACTGAAAATCCTAGTGCCGCCTTTATATTATTGAAACTGAAAGTCCTAGTGCCccttttatataatttcagtAACTACCAGTGGCCATGTCAAAGAAGTAAAATTCAACTCCTATGGGGAACTTGCACACGATCAATTGGTTACGATAACCGGGAAATCTTCAAATAAAAGATGAGAGAGATGAGTAAAAAagtaagggggattttttccaaCTCATCCTAAAAATAATTAAGGTTATTTGGGAACTTCAGTAATAGCTGAAATATCTCTTTCAATGAGCAAATTTGAGCTTTATTCAAGGAACAAAGAAAACAGTAAGTTGCAACTATGTAttagtgctttgaaaaaagattgaaaatggACAGGGTTCACTTAGAGCCTTCAGGAAGAGAACTATCCAAAGGAGCTCACCCTTCACGTCTTGAGTAGGTTTTAAGAACTTCAAAACGTTGTCGGGCTTTGCCTATTGCTTTTATACCAAGATAATTGATGTGGGACCTGTCGACTGGTTCTTCATGCCATCCCAAGATCTCAACTGTAGTCCCAACTTTATATTTGGATCccctgaaagaaaatatttcaaataaatccaATTCATAGCCGATGATCTAACAGACCGCATCATGATGTGCAAGTAAAGGTGGTGAGGGTGTTTTCACTCCTACACCATGCACCATAAAGACTACACCATGATCTGCAATTAAAGACCATAGCCTTGCTTTTACAGCTAAAGGTCTTATCTGACATCATACTGCTTTTATTGccaaaaactgatttttataCTGTTCTCAAAAGGAAGAAGTAGACCAGTAGGAAATAAAGTTTGATTGAACATACACTTCCACGCTAATTCTCCCATTGAGAACAGCTTAGTGAACAGTTTTGACAATTAGCAAAAGTGGGAGAATGTCATACAAGACCTTAAGGTGACTTTTGACAACGACAAGTTTTTGAACTTGCATTCTGCGGTTTCTAGAAAAATGCTTATGTATTATGTGCACAAGAGGTTTCTAAATTAGTTCAATAATATGCAATTtactaaaataaacaattagaaTTAAAAGTATAATCTAATAAGTAGAAATAAGAAAATCGAATCGAAGAGCAACTGATTTATAACCAATAAAAAAGCAGAGATTTTCCGATCAACTACTCCGCGGTATACCCAATTAGcatgaaataaaaaaggttcTTGTAATGTAGTGCTTGTGTGGCTAGTTTCTACAAGTTACTGTATTTTAAAGGCTAATTACCATCTTTGTTAAAGCGCGTAGCCCCTAATTTCTCAGCTTTGAGCATCTAcgagaaaaatataagaaaaacagagtaaaaaaggaacaaaagctTACTCTCTTGGCAAAACGCCAAAAGTGTGATTTCCTTGAATGATTTTTGCTGCCGTATTTCTGGCTCTCCACGTGAAAAATCCCAAGGGGACTGTTTGTCCAGGCAAGGGAGGTGCTACTGTCTCCATGCCACTCTGATCTGGGATGCACAGTTCAACAATTTCATCATCAGCAAAGATTACTCTTCCTGGGATCGAATTAAACTCGTGTcctaaatactgaaaaaaagtgaatggattttcaaaatgaagcaaagatttaaaaaggaaagcaaaaacaagcaaaaatgtATCAAGAAAGggatatataatatattcaaACAGAACATGGACCAATTACACAATGCAGTGTAACAAAAAATTGCTATTATTGAGTgctaaagaaaagaagaaaaacaagtccctcgttgattttgttttaccatgaatttttttattataattaaaaaaaaatttaaataaatatttttataatttttatttgcttaAGAATAAGCAAAAACGTATCAAGAAAGggatatataatatattcttACAGAACATGGACTCcatattggtaaaaaaaactaaaaaaaaaacacacaaaaaaaaacacagggtTCTCAAAGAATTGACATGGGAGGGACCATTGTGCTTCTTCGGGAAATTCTTTCTTTCATATCCTTTAGCCATTGATTCTTTTCCCTACAACCACAGTTGGCCTTCTTGTGGCCATTTTAGTGGCGCTAATTAGTGTCGGTCCCGTTCCCCGCATGTTTTGTTCACATACGCATGtgcgattttattttttttttaatgaaacatcACTACTGTCTCCCTtactaaaattaacaaaaatactaaTAGAGGCATGAAAATGCTAATGTAATGCCCTTTATAGCCCCAGGGTTATGCACAAAGAATTTAATATTTCTAGCTTGAATAGCATATCTGCAAATAGCCTTCCACTAGTTACTCGGACCACCCTCCTATAATGGTACATTTTTATGGAAGTGCTATAAGGGGGACTATACCTCTGTACTGTAACACTGTAGTTTATCGAGAGTGGTTTAAATACATGACAATATTTATGCTATGTCATTTATGCAAATGTCACCTTTTTATTGCATCTTCCAGTTTATAAATACATACTATATATGTTACCGTGGATGcccaaaatacctttttttctccttggatgtagtcagcgttgccagttaggtttttcagtttaatgcaaggtttgatgatgacaggttaggttagatttggTAAGCTTAGGTTAGATTTTTAACCCATTTATGATATCATAGCCAAATTTAACGCTTTTTTAACATAATCCAACATAAtataacctaactttaacttttacatAGCTTGAATAAGACTGAAAGAGCTatctcgcaaagctaattgaatttaagcagagaaaaaaatatatgctaCAGGTGAtgactttgtttgtttgtttgtattagTGTTTTTGAATGGATTTCTGTGCTTTAATCATTTTgatctaaaatttaaattggatCTTTTGATTGTATTTGTACGTtgctaattattattttttgtggcCGTGGTCCTGCGGTTTTCTGTGTGTCAAATATACTATACTCTACTCCTATACTATAGTGCAAATGTGCATATATATTTTGTTACAAACTCAAATATATCATTTCTTTGagtcaaacaaaattaaagtctTTCTAAACATATCATATGTTTTCCATTAACGTACACAAAAACAGGTCAAAAGATTAccatataatattaataatataatattaatttagtatgtatatattaattaatattaatatatacatactatattaatattaataccatataatattaataaataatatacataataataataatataatattaataaataataccatataatattaataaatttaggCTTGCTTGGTTCAATAATAGTCAATGAAATTAAACCAACCCACGTATCTATATAAAACACTCACATACTTGAGATATTTAAAATGTTCTCTTTCATGTACTATACAATTTTGAACACTACCATGTCAACAAGCTTTTTGAGGTGCTTCAATCGCAATTTCACGAAAATTACTGAAACTacatcttttaattttggatTTGGTTTTGAACTTTAAAGATCATTTATCAAGACTGCCTATacaaaaatcaggcaattttAGGTATCGGGATTATGGTGGCCATGCAACTGAACCTCTACGGCATATCCATCTACcttcaaactttttcaaaagcCATATTGTATCGGGACTATGGTGGCCATGCAACTGAACCTCTAAGGCATATCCATCTACcttcaaactttttcaaaagcCATATTGTATCGGGATTATGGTGGCCATGCAACTGAGCCTCTAAGGCATATCCATCTACcttcaaactttttcaaaagcCATATTGTATCGGGATTATGGTGGCCATGCAACTGAACCTCTAAGGCATATCCATCTACCTTCACACTTTTTCAAAAGCCATATTGTATCGGGATTATGGTAGCCATGCAACTGAACCTCTAAGGCATATCCACCTACcttcaaactttttcaaaagcCATATTGTATCGGGATTATGGTGGCCATGCAACTGAACCTCTAAGGCATATCCATCTACCTTCAAACTTTTTCAAAGGCCATATTGCAGCGGCTTAAAGTTCCTACATGTAATCCTGCATTTGTTCCATTATAATCAATAGTAGGCACAATGAAAACTAACCCCCAAAAAATCTGGAGGTATGTATCATCTGGTAACCCTGGTACGCATTCTGTTACACAACTTCTAGTGGACGGCAGTAAAATCTGTGACCCAAGATTCAGAATACACTAAATAAGCAGTTCATCTTGGTATTTAATGTCCCTGATAATGCTCCAATTCCGGATCCCCCAAGATGTGAAATTTTAAATGGCATGGCCACCATTACTATAACCGAAACTGATGTAGAAACCCAATTGAAGAAGATTAACCCAAATAAATCTGCAGGACTGGATGAAGTGCCCCCTGGCTACTACACGAGACATATACAGTGTTGTCACATCCTATCGCTCTACTTTTCCAAAAGTCCCTTAGTACTAAATATATTCTGCAAGATGGGAATACATCACGCCTGTACACAAAGGGTGTAATAGAAATGAAGCTAGCaataatcaaacaattcgtcTTACCTCAGCATTTGGGAAACTACTCAAAGTTATAGTCAATTCTGCCATTATGGTTGATTTAAATACTAGCAATCTGCTCTCACCTTATCAACATGGATTTCGTTATTATGGTGGCCGTCAATTGAAACTCTAAGGTATATCCATCTACctccaaatattttcaaaagccATATTGCCGCGGTTTAAAGTTCCTACATGTAATCCtgcattttttcccaagatATTTGGCAACAATTAGGAGTTTGATtaccataaacaaaaaaaacgaataaaaaccCTTCCACTATAAGGATAATTAAAATATCGTAACATCCATAGTGATATATACACAGTAATGCTTGCAGGAACCTGGAAGGTTTGGCATTCGAcatcatttcaaaaaatttaagctcCCTGATTCTAGGACACCTTATATCTGACATCGCAAAAACCTGTCCCTGAGGTAAAACTTTCTTAAACTTATACCCTAATCCTCctaaatttttgccaaaaagttCACCTTTTACCTATACCTACCATTCTGCTACTAAAACGGATATTGATGAAGGTAGATTCAAGTTTGTGCTTTGCAGCTTCTGATGGATGAAAAGGATATTATTAACCGTGGACATACTCTGTGTTCTTACCTGGAAAGGAGTGATACCATACTTGCAATTTGCAACATGAATGCATTCAACCCTTAACAAAACAAGACGGGGTCTTCGGAGGAACCCAGAGGGTTATTGTTGGCGATTCTGTATTAATTATGACAACCAGTTAAACCttgatttttctacttttcctGGATGAGGTAACGATGAAAATTTTCATAGGTATGCATAAAATACGGTTGttcaaaaaacaatataaaataatagCGCACTTAGGGTCCTGGGAGGAACCCACTTGGTATACTGCGTTACCAAAagtatttttcgtttttttttaaagtatctcAACGCTCgagataaaatctaaaaaaaaaaatctcagcgACCCTTGATTTTACAGAATCAAGTGACCTTCAAGAacctgttatttttttaaaacggCCCCcgattaaagaaagaaaaaatatagggGTCCTCAGGAGACACCAGCTTGGCAAGCAACGCTGACGAGATAGGCTTGGTATGgaagtagttaaaaacacattagGGCAgttataaaatttcttttggtGTATTTCTATGGTTTTGTAGAAGACGACCTtaagggaaaataaaaatgtactttATGGAACCTTGTCTCTACACATTTGAAAAGAACACCTGGGCTAAGGTATGGTGTTAAAAGAACACCGAACACCAAACACCGAAACATtgagccaaagaaaaaaaaaggaagattacTTCCCTGTAGTAAAAAGTGTCTTTTTAGTTCATTGGTTCGGGTCTGTGATATACTTTCGTAAAGTCGTTCATATTGTTCTTTAAGTGTATGTTAGAAAAGAAGACCTTCTTAAGCACAGTTTTGGTTAAGTGTACTATGTGCCACTGCGTAAATAGCGACTTTAGTTAGCCACTTAGCGACTGCACAATATCAGGAAGCAAGTTTGAATGGTGCTACTGGAGAAACTGGAATAAATATAAATGGTGTGCTTACCTAGCAACCATTACATCTCTGTTATCAGGGGAGGAAGCTTCCTATAATCTACTTCAGCTGAGTGTGTAATAAGCTGACAAAGTGCAGGGTCTGAATATTTATTGTTACAGTCGACGTTCACTAGCTATTCATACCCCGTTCCGCCTGTTAAAAAATAGCGCTAGAGAATTTTGACCACTGATCTTGGAATCCGGTAAGATCTAGGTATATCATTTAAGAAATCTACAGTATTTGGGTTTGGTTAAATTTTTATGTatagatttttttctaacttgttTTACCAGTGTGTTCTTTCAGACTTTTAAGGTGAACATAGGTATGAAACTAGAAATGTTGAACTAGTTAAAACGCTTTTTCTAATTACTAACAGATCTAAGTTTTCCATTAGATCCATAGGCCCTGAAGTCTGGAACAGACTTTCAGCAGATATAAGAAGTAAGAAGGCCTTTAAGGAATTCCATGTTTCTTTGTGATGTAGCTGTTATAACCCATATACTAGATATCGATTTGTTGATTGATTTTGTACTGAATATATATGCTTGTGAGTTACTAAAGAGGattttgtttatgtgttttatGATTGGGTGGGTTGTAGGGTATGAGTTAGGGATTCATTCAAGGTCTCtgtaaatatattcatttttgagtTGTTGATTAACTGTTCAGTAGGGCTGGGAGAGGGAGTAGCATGAGATTTTTTCTCCGAGGAAGTGTATTAACGCTTGATATACGTTTTTGGGCCCCAAACATGTTAATTAGCGTCGGGACTTATTCTGAATGTTagtgttttatttgtattatctagcaatttaatttttgtgtttttctgtgACCCATTTGTAAGTAAAATCATAATAACCACTTTATTTGTTGTGTGGAAGTGGCTGAAAAAGCTACcaagtcacttaaaaagtgtaCTGTTGGTTTTTGGAAATCCATTGGGTCTATTTATTCTCGTCTTAAAAAATCAAACCAAGCTAAGCCTTGGCTCCAAACATTGGTTGCTTGTGGTAGGCCAAGGTCTGAAAATAccgaataattaaaaataaaactgttgtCAAATAAGCAGGTTTGTCAGCAgaataatcttcatttttctacagTCTAAGCACCAATCAATTAATATCGTAAATAGCGTAAAATTACATAGTACTTAACCTGGTTGTAAACTTCTTCTGGCCAGGTGGATGTATATTAATCCGAAAATACTATTAACCCATAGCATACCAGGAGAGAGAAGGTCCTCGGAGGATCCCAGATAGGgattttggtgattttgaaGTAATTATGACAACCAATCTAACCTTCATTTTTCTACTCCTACTGGACGACGTAACAATCAAGATGTCATGGTGATGCATAAATTACCTTCTttcaaaaaactataaaaaatactaaGGCACTTGGGGTCCCGGGAGGAACCCGTTTGGTATACTACGTtaccaaaggtttttttttcttttttaaaggatCTGAACCCCAGagatctatataaaaaaatttcaacgaccactgattttgaaaaatcaagggACCCCCAAGGATcacttacttaaaaaaaaaatatcagggGTCATCAGAAGACCCCAGCTTAGTAAATAACATTGACAAGATGGGTTAATTATGAAAGGGATAAAAACCTGACCTCAAACATACTAAGTATTCATATTATTTCAACAAATCATTTAAAAACGGATCCAAAGACACTTTCGTGCCGCCCACAGCTACTTTTTCcaatatgttttatattttctactGTAGATAATTTTCTTTGGGGTCAGTTACTTCAATTTTAGAACGCAGAAAGTTTCCAAAAGAGCATAGTTCTTACCAGCTTAAAGTTTCCATATACTTTTAGTAAagcatttaagaaaatttccttGATGTCTCTAACTAgccttactaaaaaaaaaaaataaatacaaaaaaaaaaaaaaaaaaaaaaaaaaaaaaaaaaaaaaaaaaaaaaaaaaaaaaaaaaaaaaaacggctagGCTTCATGAGGTGGGTTGACTGCATTCATGCTCACATATCTTTGGCtagaattttaaaagtttctactCAAAATAATTTAAGGCACATATTAGGACTTTGGGTCTACCAAACGCATTTAGTAATACCATATTCACCCAAGCTTTGTTTTATCTGAATTCAAAAGGAGAAAATTTTGGAGTTATATGCTTTAAAGTATCAGTGCAATCATGCATACTTGCACCTGAAAGTTAACCCTATGGAATGCACCCCTGCCCGTTGTGGTGTACAAGAAGGTGAAGCACTTTCATTGCCAGAAGGGTCACGTATGATAGGAAGATGagggtaccccccccccaaaaaaaaaaattctcagccAAAAAACCGAAGTCGGTAAAATAGTGGCACAGGACTTCATCCCTCCCACACAATAGCATATTTCATAAGTTATGTAGGGATGAGTAAGAGAAAACATAGAAGTGACAAAATTGCCTTTACTAACAGTGTGTTGATCAGGAAGTCCTCGCTGAAATTCAACAGGCTCGTTGTGGGCAATTACTTCACCAACTTCTGAAGCTATTTCTACTGGAATGATGTCTAACTGCTCATCTATATTCACACTTTCTTCATCTGCACTTAAGTAATCAGTGTCTGAGTCACTCATCTGcaataataatagtataaaTGGCATTATTACAATCCAAGGAATGCTGCAATTTTGCCATATTGCAATGGTATaatgcaaaaaataaacaaaaaataaaatcctcaaATTTTGATTAACTGATATTCGATTTAACTTGTATTCTTCTACTCCGAATTTGAAATGAACCACTGCTTTATTAAACCATGGacatttttccaagatttattctACAGCCCGGAGTATCTTGTATCTCCTATGTGTGCCGATAGCAAGTTCCCCTgcggaaaaaaaatcttttaagatTTCCTTTACTCAAGAAAGTTTCCTAacttaactgatttttttttctttgcttgatGGCAACAACAGTAACAGTAAGtgacttttttcctttttttaatttttttattcttcaatcTGAATAGTAAGTTAAGCTTTTCCAGATGTCCCTTGCATAACTGTTGAGCTAAAGTGTAAAATAGCAGCTTTCCACTTACTTTTTAAGGAGATTCAATATCCTAAAGAATCACCCTTTCTTGTCCATTGTAAACTTTCTCACATCGAGAGGCCAACCTATTTACAATTGATTGGGTAGTTTTTCTGTAACCAGTAGAGCTTAG contains these protein-coding regions:
- the LOC136033160 gene encoding protein cereblon-like isoform X3: MSDSDTDYLSADEESVNIDEQLDIIPVEIASEVGEVIAHNEPVEFQRGLPDQHTYLGHEFNSIPGRVIFADDEIVELCIPDQSGMETVAPPLPGQTVPLGFFTWRARNTAAKIIQGNHTFGVLPREGSKYKVGTTVEILGWHEEPVDRSHINYLGIKAIGKARQRFEVLKTYSRREGDNVYQFAEVKILPEVSLSSVANSYISGHNLRLSKLSQLKSLSSVPSFIFDLYDPNILMEKIKLHVKTLDGTAILAVMPNSEILDICYWLILQLPFSEEFTMELLSMNCVVQRLRAILSVIGKFEQGVCCKECNSSLAVTSDSLALSLHGPHGTFVNPGGYIHDTLTYSNASGIDVITSPTMEFSWFPGYNWQIMICHSCGEHLGWKFTNKDLNPDNFFCFTKSSVSLRITKKEDSPENFWVM